The genomic window TAAGTCAGCTTCGTCTGGAGGGTGAACATCCACGTTCTTGCAGGCCACCAGCCTCCCTGTCCTCTTCCCAggagccagaggaggaaaatccctTCCCTGAAGCCTCGCGGGGAGCTGGCTGCCGCCAGGAAGACGGGGGAATCATCCAGACTTTATCCAACACTGTTTTTGTTCCCAACGTCTGCGATTTTGGGATGTAAACGCAGCTCGTACCATGACCAAGAGAGCGATCAGAGCCTTCACTCCATCGTTAAGCCACTCGGGTTCGGACCCGCGGGACATCCTGCATTCCCCGTCGTTACACCAGCCACTTGACAAGTGTGGGCCGTACGGAGCGGGGCTCCTTGCTGCCTATTTATTTCACAGACCGGAGCGGCGCCGGCTATTCTGCTCCTCACAACAGAGCCCTAATTCTTCACAGCCTGCGTCCTTCTGCCACAAACAACGGCCGGGCAGCAGGCATTTTCACGGGATCGGTCTACATTCCCTTCTCCCcaagtacagaaagaaaaaaaaaaaaaaaaaagatgtattttaagcTTTTCCTCAAAGCCAGCAGAAAATACTAGGCAAGCTTTAACAGGTGCAAGACGTAAACTAGGTCGTCGGACTCCAACGGCTCCCACGGCGATCGGAAAGGCCAGGTATCTGGGAGTCCACTTCCACGTGCTTGGCAGCGGTAGAAATAGAGAACAAGAAGCGAGAGCTTGCCAAACCCGAGCCATGAAAGTTGCAGAAATTCATTGAAACTCCTTTTTGAACACTTAACTACCTCTCTCAATTAAAACAAACAGTTAAAACCCTTCCCATGCACTCCATTGATCTgatatacagaaaacaaacaagaaaaaataaaataaaagagatcCTTTGAAACAGAACTTGCTCTTAAAGTGATGAGGACAACATGCGCATCTGGGGAggcttcccatttttttttccttaaatgccaGGTTACGAATACAACAAACATTATTGCTGGCGCTAGCTTCAACCCAAGTGGCACACACACGACTCCCTGCACCCATCCGAGTCCTTTataacccccccgccccgcctcgttGTCCCCTTTCCTTTTACAGTGACTTGGGGACAGCCCTTCTTGGTTTGCCGGTCACAGTGGGTGGAGAGGGGAGGTCACAGTGCGTGGGGTTGAAGGTCACAGTGGGCAGAGCAAAGGGGATCACAGTGCAAATAAACCAGGTAGTTCCCTTTGCTCAAGTCCGTTTGTCCGTCACGGCAGTGCGACCCGTGGCGGCGGACcctgccttttgcagcagcatCTCTTGCCCGCATTTATCTGCGTTGTTTGAAGCCTTGTGAGCCATCGGGACCCAGGGGCTGCCTAATCACATTATTGGGCTGTCTGGTGTCTTCCGGCTGGGAGATCCTCGGCGGCCTGCAAGGAGAAAGGTGATCAGAGGTGGAGGCAACACAGCTGCATTAACACTGTACACCTTCAACAAATACTCCTGCACCTGTCTTGGTGGGAAGTCACTGCCACAGGACAATCATCACACGTTGCTCCCTGGGACTGGGAACGCAACTGAAATTGAACTAGCACTCCATTTCTTTCCAAAGAGTCTCTGAGACCCACGCTGCAAATAAAAGGGCGAGCACGGTGCCTTCAAAAAACTTGCATTCATTTAAGAGTGCTTAAGCTCGACTCTCCCGCCCGCACGTGGCAGCTCCCTTAAGTCAAAAACTTCAGGGAAGATGAGGATATGCCCCACCAGGATAACTCCAGTTGCCCGCATTCCCCTCTAAACACCCAGCACACTCTTCCAAGGGTCTAAGATAACTTCATGGCCTTATCAGGCACTTCCCATAAGTGCTTCCCTTAACACCCATATATTTGAGATTTATGATGCCCTGCTTGTTAACAAAGCACTCCTTTCTCCTTGCCGGCCTCACTTTACTCTTCAAGGCGCTTGTCCCCCTCCTTCTGACAGGAAGGTGTTTGCGAGGAGAGCAGTCAAAGCTGTCACGGCATGAAAGGCTGCTCTCACCTATCTAGAATGGGTTTCTCCTGCTCTTCTTCGGGGCTTGCGCTGCCCAATATTCGTTTCCTGGCTTCTGCGTATTCTGCCTCCCTCTGCGCCAAGGATTTCACGGGGAAGGCCGGCCTGCTGGCGGAGTTGGGATTGCTAAGCACACCGTTGGTTGTCGGCCTCTTCAAGATGCGGATCTGCGGGGGAGGACCTGCAGGAAGGCTGTCGTCCTGAATCACGATCGGCACTTTAGGAGGAGATTTTGACTTTctactgtttaaaagaaaaacatttggttGGTATTTTGTTTTCTATAGTGAGCATGTTTTTTGCTCTGCATGTGAACTCCTCCCTGTCAGACATCATTCCCGTGATTAAGAAGGCAGCCTGTAATAATTAAAGACCTTGTTATATTTCTAACTCTAAACTAGAGCGGCAGGCAGGTTTGCAGGCGGTTAGCTCAGTCAGGGACAGAAAACCAGTCCCTGCTGCATTTGACATCTTTAAACTTGACCAAAAGAATGCGAAGCAGACACTGGGCAAAAGTTTTAGCATTTCTATTTGAAGATATTGGGATAAGCACCTTGATTCCATTCCCTGCAAGGACTTTTAGGGCTCGTCTTGCCAGGATACCTGGCCTTCTGCTCCAACCCTGCTATTTCACTTCTCAGAACCGGCCTTGGCCCATGGCTCaccatttgaattttttttatggtCCCTTCTCTGTGAGGAAGTCCCAGAGAAGTAATACCATGACTCTAAGTGGCCTACTAGgaatcaaaggggaaaaaaaccccaacaacaaaagaCTTGTCAGAAGTGATTAGAAATATTTCTGCTAGAAGAGAATAACACACACGCCCCTGCCCCAACCCAAagtaagcaggaaaagaaaatcttactGATGCAAGACACAGCAAGTCAATCTAGGGCCATGAGTTAGGATTACCTGACTCACCCGTTTCTTCCTCTGAGtgtctttttcttaaatggcTTCCCCATAGCTGTAGCTACATCCAGTCTGGAAGACCAGGCTCTGAAATAAAATCACTCTCAAGAAGCTTTCCACTACCCTGCTATGGATTGAAAGGGCCATCTAGTGGCATGATTACAGAGATTCCCTATTTCTGAACTCAAACCCAGCACACTCTGTTCAGTTTGAAGCTGTTGCCCCACTGTTGCCACTCCCCAGGCCTTCAGATGTCCAACAGCACCTCAGAAAAAAGGTTTTTTACTAAACCGTACAGCATTGTTACCTTTCCTTCTGCGTGATCTTCAGCTTCTTTTCCAACCGTCTGTCTATTTCCTAGAAAGGaaggagataaaaataaaaacttgaagGCTTGCCTTGGAGATTGGAGTTCAAGCCTGTCTGCACACACATTTAATTGCACTCTTCCATACTGCAACTCTATAAAGGGGACAGAGAGAGCGTGCATCTCCATCTGAGGATGACTTGCAAATcaagaggcagagaagagcaaAGCCACTGCGTATATTCTACTGTAGCCATTAATACACCTACAGCAGGCTGTGGATTTTGTGTATCCCAGTGAGAGGGCAGCTGTGAGGTgctcatctttcattttaaggACTTCAGCTGGCAAGAAAGTTCTATTAAGGTTAAAGAGCCACAGGAATACACAGCAAGGTATGCCCAGATCCGAGCAGGAACCGGCGCCAAACCTCTCGGgcagagaagaagcagcagcagccggaTGGGGTGATCCGCATCAGTCTACATGCTTGATTTCAGcagggcagctcagccccagagCCTGCAGCCATTTAGAGGACTAGCCGGCAGGTCCGCATTCCTGCTGCTTGCTGCAATAACCCTCCTTCACAAAAAAGTCCCCTGCCCTGCCCGACATGCACCCAAGGACTCGTCGGAGCAAAGCAGAATCTTATTGCGCTTCTCCTTCTCTTTGCAACACAGCTGCCGAGTCATCAATCGGCGGAAAGACGTATTAATCACCCCTGAATGCCAACAGAGCGTGGCTTTAAACATGTAAACTTCTGTCCAAGGCTTGCACCTACCTTCGCAAAGgtgtttacatttttcagttgGAGCAATTATGCAGAGAAACCTTGCTgaatagaaaaataaagccaGCTTTCAGTCTCAATCTCTCTTTAGGCAACCTTCCCCAGCCTCGCTGATATCTTTAGATTCTCACAACTGCCGACGCTATTAAAAGAGCCTCTGAAAcagcaatgtattttatttaatcatcaatgaaggggaaaaaaaactacCTGAGAGTGTCCTAGTTTTGCCAGCCGATAACTGGCAATACTGAAGGAAATTCCAAGCTTCTGGCAGGACACAGCTGCTCTACTTTTCAGGCCAATTTGCCTAACTACACTGAAAGCTTGCTGCCATTGAAGCCTACCCTGCCATCAAAAACCGCAACAGGCGCAAGCCGGTAAAGAAACTGGTTTGCACGGCAATTCCCCGATGCCCCAGTAAGCACGGAATGAACACAAGTCTCTACAAGATGCCAAATCATGGTGTTTGCTCTTGGTCACGCAGCTACGCAGGCCAACAGCCCACGGTAGCCTCCATCTAGAAGGGAATAGTTATAAACCATTTTGGGAAG from Accipiter gentilis chromosome 1, bAccGen1.1, whole genome shotgun sequence includes these protein-coding regions:
- the SZRD1 gene encoding SUZ domain-containing protein 1 isoform X4, encoding MPCQIGCPRCLAEAWDYLKGDVEFVHKDEIDRRLEKKLKITQKESRKSKSPPKVPIVIQDDSLPAGPPPQIRILKRPTTNGVLSNPNSASRPAFPVKSLAQREAEYAEARKRILGSASPEEEQEKPILDRPPRISQPEDTRQPNNVIRQPLGPDGSQGFKQRR
- the SZRD1 gene encoding SUZ domain-containing protein 1 isoform X2; this translates as MAGGEVRMAGQGEEMGPVTMPEGQRVPVSPRRPASTTEVAAQHPGHMPCQIGCPRCLAEAWDYLKGDVEFVHKDEIDRRLEKKLKITQKERKSKSPPKVPIVIQDDSLPAGPPPQIRILKRPTTNGVLSNPNSASRPAFPVKSLAQREAEYAEARKRILGSASPEEEQEKPILDRPPRISQPEDTRQPNNVIRQPLGPDGSQGFKQRR
- the SZRD1 gene encoding SUZ domain-containing protein 1 isoform X1, producing MAGGEVRMAGQGEEMGPVTMPEGQRVPVSPRRPASTTEVAAQHPGHMPCQIGCPRCLAEAWDYLKGDVEFVHKDEIDRRLEKKLKITQKESRKSKSPPKVPIVIQDDSLPAGPPPQIRILKRPTTNGVLSNPNSASRPAFPVKSLAQREAEYAEARKRILGSASPEEEQEKPILDRPPRISQPEDTRQPNNVIRQPLGPDGSQGFKQRR
- the SZRD1 gene encoding SUZ domain-containing protein 1 isoform X6: MEDEEVAESWEEAADSGEIDRRLEKKLKITQKERKSKSPPKVPIVIQDDSLPAGPPPQIRILKRPTTNGVLSNPNSASRPAFPVKSLAQREAEYAEARKRILGSASPEEEQEKPILDRPPRISQPEDTRQPNNVIRQPLGPDGSQGFKQRR
- the SZRD1 gene encoding SUZ domain-containing protein 1 isoform X5, which codes for MEDEEVAESWEEAADSGEIDRRLEKKLKITQKESRKSKSPPKVPIVIQDDSLPAGPPPQIRILKRPTTNGVLSNPNSASRPAFPVKSLAQREAEYAEARKRILGSASPEEEQEKPILDRPPRISQPEDTRQPNNVIRQPLGPDGSQGFKQRR
- the SZRD1 gene encoding SUZ domain-containing protein 1 isoform X3, with product MWNLFTRMMLEGAFNFAARKTKCSPPPRYLCIAWKLKEIDRRLEKKLKITQKESRKSKSPPKVPIVIQDDSLPAGPPPQIRILKRPTTNGVLSNPNSASRPAFPVKSLAQREAEYAEARKRILGSASPEEEQEKPILDRPPRISQPEDTRQPNNVIRQPLGPDGSQGFKQRR